The window AAGAACGTCACAAATGAGGCATTGCTGCAATTTTAAATTTCTTTAACGTGGAATTTTTTTAACATTTGCTAAATTAAGGATAATCCCGTAATAAAGATCAAAGTAAAATATTAAAACCTAGTGGTTTTCCCAGAAGATTCTGTGCTTTGCCATTCTTACTTGGAACATTACCGGGTTTAAAGAGGTAAAGTGTTACTGTCACTTTTGGGGTTCGAAGCCTGGTTGCTTGTGATCTCCTCCAGGGAGCGCCCCCGTGTCTCTGACAGAGCAACAGCGCTGACAATGGTTAATGTTGCGCACACACCACTGAAGATCCAAAACGTTCCATGTTCTCCCAGTGCTTCTACTGTCATTGGAAACGTTTGGGATCCTACAAACATTCCGAACATCATTACTAAACCTATTAATGAATCGGTAATAGATCGACACGATGTAGAAAATAATTCATTACATAATACTGCAAAAACCGGTTGTCCAATACCGataaataaaatgtatataaacaCTGCAGCAAGTGGGAGCCACCAAATGTTATCAACATTCCGGGACTCCTTTATGTACAAGTATACACCATAAGCAGCCATACACAAAGAACTTACAGAATAAGACAGTATTAATATGGGCTTACGTCCCACTCGGTCAATTATACAGAGGTTGATAAACGTTCCAAGGACCTTGAAGGAGCCAAATATTATGGCAGTGATGTATGGATCTAAGCTGATTTCCGTCGATTGGAAGATAGGCACTAAATATGTTGTCATAGCATAACTTCCATTCCATGACATCAAGAGAATTAAAAATGCCACTAAACAAAACATGCGTAGAGTTGCTGGTTCTAAGATTAGCCGTGCTTGCTTCAAAGAGCTGTCACCCCTCCCAGAATCTCCAGCGTGTTGTGTGATGCCCTTTAACTCTTCTTCAGAGGCATAATGCTTACCTCTGAAAAAGTTGAGAGCTTTCCGAGCTTCAGTAACGCGGCCCTGAGAAACGAGCCAGCGGGGGGAGTTCGGCAAGAGGAGGAGGCCGAAGAAAGGAATTGCAGATAAACCGCAGTAAACTAAGCCCATTTGTCGCCAATCGAGCTTCGAAATTCCTAGGGCAGCTGCCATTAGACTACCAGTTTGTCTAGCAAGTGCAGTAGCTCCAGTGAGAGTTCCACGCACGTTCTTGTGAGCGATTTCCGTGATGTATTGACCTGTACCAGAGTCCAGAATGCTCATAATAACACCCAGGATGGTGCGACTTGTCAGGAGCAGCCAAACACTGTCGGAGAGAGCGAGTGCGAGCCAGGAAGCCACGAGGAAGGGTAGGGTCAGGAGGAGGGTCAGTCGTCGACCAAGGTTCACCAACAGAGGTCCACACACAACAAACCCAATAGTACCTCCCAGGTTCACGAGGCTTCCTGCAATGGTGTTACGGATTTTTAGTACAATAACTACTGCTTGAACAAATAATAtggatatatttaaaaaaaaaaaagatatgtcTTCTGATATATTGAATTATGCCGTAAGTTCAATATACTTGTGAGTACGTAAACAAATTAATATTATTCTATGTGATATACCGTAAGTTTAAAACCACTCTCCAGTAAGAAATGATGGTAGCAGGACCGCTCAGTATGTGGGAAAACCTATCGGGATTAATATATAAGGAGAACTACTAGGGACTTGTACTgtaataaattaaaaattacggtatgcaaaattaattcaactaaagtctctaTCTAGGGtcttaaatcctagctcctctttttctaatgacagactgtgggctgtaaggggcaggtggggtccCTAAGGATGAATGGAgaagttgattgaagatccacaatTCACCTGGAGACAAgtttctcacatcagcttgtattgttaATATTAAGATTTAATAATTCAGTTCTATAAATGAACAttggttctgtttaaatcagggatctaAACATGTACACAGTCTGTCCTTGCGCCATAACTATAACAGCCAATATTCTTATACTAATAAACACAACAATTTATTGTAGAAGTATGATATATTTGAATATGCAATCAAATAACCTTAAATGTGGTCAAAGTACTATTAA of the Procambarus clarkii isolate CNS0578487 chromosome 56, FALCON_Pclarkii_2.0, whole genome shotgun sequence genome contains:
- the LOC123770876 gene encoding facilitated trehalose transporter Tret1-like; translation: MKYDLEETSGNSSSSTWQTICYKKEETTYGPSAQTTESTRSVAANSQQTSPEGHSHQNLLHEDSGPAIAPQVFAVLVVAPIQLAVGVIMGFSGITLPQMTDPETHDLFLNSSQAALFGSLVNLGGTIGFVVCGPLLVNLGRRLTLLLTLPFLVASWLALALSDSVWLLLTSRTILGVIMSILDSGTGQYITEIAHKNVRGTLTGATALARQTGSLMAAALGISKLDWRQMGLVYCGLSAIPFFGLLLLPNSPRWLVSQGRVTEARKALNFFRGKHYASEEELKGITQHAGDSGRGDSSLKQARLILEPATLRMFCLVAFLILLMSWNGSYAMTTYLVPIFQSTEISLDPYITAIIFGSFKVLGTFINLCIIDRVGRKPILILSYSVSSLCMAAYGVYLYIKESRNVDNIWWLPLAAVFIYILFIGIGQPVFAVLCNELFSTSCRSITDSLIGLVMMFGMFVGSQTFPMTVEALGEHGTFWIFSGVCATLTIVSAVALSETRGRSLEEITSNQASNPKSDSNTLPL